In the Wyeomyia smithii strain HCP4-BCI-WySm-NY-G18 chromosome 2, ASM2978416v1, whole genome shotgun sequence genome, one interval contains:
- the LOC129720221 gene encoding uncharacterized protein LOC129720221 — protein sequence MAYSDENSSHNGTVLIGTIEPYVVGSSFLNYAERLDYLFQVNGITDAARQKAPFVTLSGPAVYEELKLLYPSSEDLKLVSYADISKKLRGRFDRVESDLIQRYKFYNRVQGPNERAEDFVLAVKLQAEFCAFGDFRETAIRDKLVMGVADGKLQEKLLNEDNLSLAMAEKMIVNWELAGSRARMINDRQGGQTASVKSRLGRRDLHDRNMSHSRSRSRSNVHKRRWQSRSTERKRTGRYADLVCDFCGIKGHIKRSCFKRKRMQKNSVEFIDDKKDLSFGDDKIADLFERLKAGINDTDSDSDSGICWKRGRHGAS from the coding sequence ATGGCTTATAGTGACGAAAACTCAAGCCATAATGGCACCGTTTTAATCGGAACAATAGAGCCTTATGTAGTTGGTTcatcttttttaaattatgcTGAAAGACTTGACTATTTGTTCCAAGTTAATGGCATTACTGACGCTGCCAGACAGAAGGCTCCTTTCGTAACTTTGAGTGGGCCTGCTGTATATGAAGAACTTAAGCTTCTGTATCCTTCATCGGAAGATCTTAAGTTAGTTTCTTATGCTGATATTTCTAAAAAACTTAGAGGGCGCTTTGATAGGGTTGAGTCAGACCTTATTCAAAGATACAAATTCTATAATAGAGTGCAAGGACCTAACGAAAGGGCAGAGGACTTTGTGCTTGCGGTGAAACTGCAAGCCGAGTTCTGTGCCTTTGGTGATTTTCGGGAAACGGCTATCCGCGATAAATTGGTCATGGGAGTTGCCGATGGAAAACTCCAAGAAAAGCTCTTGAACGAGGACAATCTCAGTTTGGCAATGGCAGAGAAGATGATTGTCAACTGGGAGTTGGCTGGTTCTCGGGCTAGAATGATCAATGATCGTCAGGGTGGCCAAACTGCATCCGTTAAAAGCCGTTTAGGTCGGAGAGATTTACATGATAGGAATATGAGTCATAGTAGAAGCAGAAGTCGTAGTAATGTTCATAAACGGAGGTGGCAAAGCAGGAGTACGGAACGGAAGCGGACTGGGCGTTATGCGGATTTAGTCTGTGACTTTTGTGGCATTAAGGGCCACATCAAGAGGTCTTGTTTTAAGCGTAAAAGAATGCAGAAGAATTCTGTGGAATTTATAGACGACAAAAAGGACCTGAGTTTCGGTGACGACAAAATAGCTGATTTGTTTGAGCGGCTAAAAGCGGGCATAAATGACACGGACAGTGATAGTGATTCAGGTATCTGTTGGAAACGTGGTCGTCACGGCGCATCGTAA